A region of the Arenibacter antarcticus genome:
GTTCTCTGCAGGGTACTCTGCCAATAATTCGTCTGGAAGCTCAAAACTGAAGTGCGATAATTTCATTTAGTATTTTCCTTGATTTTAGTTAAACATAAGCGGCTGCAAATATACGATGCTGGGATAGGGGATGTCAAGTAAATTGGCAATTAAATAATAATCAGCTAGTTTGCACCTGAAATTTTAGGCTTTCCATGTCCTTCCAAAAATCGGGGTAGGATTTGGACACTACTTCCGCGTCATTGATATACAGGGAAGTTTTAAGAGCCAAAGGGGCAAACGCCATAGCCATCCGATGGTCATTATAAGTATCTATTGCAATATCTTTATTTATTTTATCTGAAGGCTTAAGGGTTAGGGTTTTGTCGGTCACCGAGATTGGTGCGCCCAATTTGCCCAATTCCTCCTTTAAGGCCTCCAGCCTGTCCGTTTCCTTGATTTTAAGGGTATGTAGCCCTGTAAGATAACACCCTATTCCAAGACCGAAACAGCTCACTACTATGGTTTGCGCAATATCTGGAGCATTGGCAAGATCAATTTCGATCGTTTTGTTCACTGTTGATGTTGTTTTCCTCAAAATTACCTGATGCTCCCCAAAAGTTGATTCAACCCCAAAATCCTTATAAATTTCAGCCAACACACTATCTCCTTGCAGGCTATTTTTATTATAGGCAGACAAGGTAATTTCCGTTCCCACCTCACATAGGGAAACAATACTGTAGAAATAGGATGCGGAGCTCCAATCGGACTCCACCACTAGGGTAGCTGCTGGCAGCGTTTCTTGTGGCAGAACTTTAATCGTATTTCCATTAAACGAACTCTCTACACCTATTTGGGTAAGTAGGCCCAAGGTCATTTTTATGTAGGGGACAGACGTAATTTCACCAATCAGCTCCAACTCCAATCCATTTTCCAACTTTGGCGCGACCAATAGCAGTGCGGATATATACTGACTGCTGATATTGGCAGGGAGGCTTACTTTATTTTGTACGAGCTTTTTTCCCTTAATTTTTATCGGGGGATAGCCCTCATTATTTTCATAAGTGATATCAGCACCCAATTCTCTTAGGGCATCTACCAACACTTTTATGGGGCGCTCCGTCATTCGTTTAGATCCCGTTAAAACGACTTCCTTATTTTCTTGGGAAGCAAAATAGGCGGTTAAAAAACGCATGGCTGTACCCGCATGGTGAATATCTACTACCCCTTTCTCAATTTTAAGACCTTTCTGCATTACCTCGGCATCATCCGAGTTGGAAAGATTATTGATCGTGATAGCGGGATAGAGGGCTTGTAAAAGCAATAGTCTATTGGACTCACTTTTAGATCCCGTTATCTTTACCTCTGTTTTTATTAATGTGTTGGATGGAGCAGATAAATGTAGTTTCAAATTTTATGGGATTTAGTACAACTGAATAGTAATTATTTTTGTGGCTTTTGATCAGGGTCAAAAAACGCAAGCTACAAATATACTATTATTTCAGCTTTTTATTGCTGTGGTGACGATCGTGATCTCTTGTTGCCTTCAGATCTAATTTCTTATCAAAGGATTCCTGTAAGTCAATACCAGTTTGGTTGGCTAAGCACAGAACCACAAAAAGCACGTCTGCCAATTCTTCCCCAAGATCCTTGTTTTTATCTGATTCTTTTTCACTTTGTTCCCCATATCTCCTAGCGATGATTCGGGCTACCTCCCCTACCTCTTCTGTAAGTTGGGCCATATTGGTAAGCTCATTAAAATAACGGACCCCATGGGCCTTAATCCATTCGTCAACTGCTAGCTGTGCATCCTTTATGTTCATTATTTTAAATTTTTAGACAAAATTACATTTTCGTTCATTTTCATTTCTCAAAAAATAAACAAAAACAAAACGAAGAAGTTACTTATTCCCTGTTCTTTGTATCTATTTGTATGGTTACGGGACCATCATTTATTAAGGCCACCTTCATGTTGGCTCCAAAAACTCCCGTTCCTACTTTTTTACCTAGGTCCGCTTCCACTTGTGCTATAAAACGCTCATATAGTGGAATGGCGATATCGGGTTTGGCTGCCTTTAAATAGCTAGGCCTATTCCCTTTTTTTACAGCGGCCTGAAGGGTAAACTGGCTCACTATGATCAGCCCACCATCTACTTGTAATAAGGATTCATTCATCACCCCTTCGACATCGTCAAAAACCCTCAGGTTTATCATTTTTTTAGAAAGCCACACAACATCTTCCTCCCCATCAGCCTCCTCTATCCCCAAAAGCACTAGAAGTCCCTTGGAAATCTCAGAAATTAACTTCCCCTCAACGGTAACACTTGCTTGTGACACCCTTTGGATTACTGCCCTCATTATTTTTCGCCGTATATATCAGTTCTGTAATTCTCTTCTTCCCCTTTAATCATCTGCACATAGCTTTTATATCTGCTCCAGGCCACCTTATCCTGATCTAGGGCATCTTTTACCGCACATTGGGGTTCGTCTATGTGCAGGCAGTTATTAAACTTGCATTCGCCTTTCAATTTAAAAAATTCTGGAAAGTAATCACCAATCTCCTCCTTCTCCATATCCACTATACCAAAACCTTTGATCCCCGGAGTATCTATTATCTTCGCATCTATTTCCAGATCGAACATTTCCGCAAAAGTTGTTGTGTGTTGTCCCTGTAAATGCTGACTAGATATGTTTTTTGTCTTTAGGTCCAATTTTGGTTCTATGGCATTGACCAAGGTAGATTTACCTACCCCGGAATGCCCAGAGAACATACTTGTTTTCCCCAACATCATTTCTTTCACTTGATCTACATTCTTCCCAGTAATTGCAGATATACCGAGACATTGATACCCCACTTCCCTATAAAGTGAAGCTAGGTATCTAATCTCGTTCAGTTCTTCAGTAGTATAGGTATCTATCTTATTGAAAAGTAAAATTGCGGGGATATGATAGGCCTCTGCCGTAACCAAAAATCGATCTATAAAACTGGTAAATGTCGTAGGATTATTCAAGGTTACGATTAGGAACACCTGATCCAGATTTGCCGCAATAATATGGGTTTGCTTGGAAAGGTTAACCGATTTTCTAATAATGTAGTTCTTGCGGTCCTGAATGTCCGTTATAACTCCTTGTGCTTCTGCAGAGAGATCCTCGTCAAAAGTTACCACATCACCAACCGCAATAGGATTGGTGCTCTTTATTCCTTTAAGTCGAAATTTCCCTTTAATCCGACATTCATAGAAGACTCCTTCCTTGGATTTTACGGTGTACCAACTGCCGGTAGATTTATAAACGGTTCCTTTCATAAATGCATTAGACTTTTATTTTACAAAGAAACAACTTTAGTTTTATAATACCGCTAGTTATGCCTTTTCGATAAAAGCCTTACACAAACACCTTTGTTGAAAACACTACCAATTGCTAGGCAAATTAATTCATGATTTTCACTCTACCTCCTGCGAAGGTATTCTTGTTCACCTCTTTAGGATTTCCGTAAACCACAACATCTCCACCAGCTTTCACATTTACATCTACCTTATCTGTGGCATAGATTGTAGCCTCCCCAGCAGCGGTGATTTTAACACTCGCCTTATCACTCAACAGTGGTTTACCTTCAAAAATACCACCGGTATTAAGTACCACCTTTAAATTTTTGGTTTTCCCAGATGCCTCCACAATTCCTCCGGTAACGGATCTTGAGTCGACCTGACCTACATTTAGCCCGACTTTGATTTTAGCCCCTTCCTGAGTCTTTAAGGTTATAGACTGCTGAACGAGAGTTTCGTTTACTGTAATTCTAGCACCTTCATTGCCATCGATCAAATCGATCTCCTTAAAATACACCTCAACAAAAGTATTTTCCCCATGAAATATTTTATTCAATACCATTTTTATTTTAAGGGTCCCATTTTTGTTTATAAGCTGTAGGTCATCTGCATTATCTCCTTTAATCAACACTTTGTTTTCATCAGATTTAATAAGGTTCACCGCAATAAGATCGTACACTTTTATTTCGTTAAAATCTCCAACAGCCTTTTCCACTATGCGCTGAGAAACCATGGTAAAGGATACCAACATTACACCCAGAACAACTAAACTTTTTATTTTCATAGTCTTCTATTTTACCTACCCAAGAAATAAATCTTAGCAGTTTTTGTACTTAATATTTTTGATAAAGATGTAACAAAAGTTGTTTTGTTACACTTTATTAAGGAAAGAATTAACTTTTTTTGGGGTACGTGGCTGTTATTGGTCAGATCTCCAACAAACGGATCCATTGAAGAAATATAGGGCTCCCTAATAAAGGCGCCTCTATTTTTACGGCTACCACTAAACTCCATGCCCACCAACAAAAAAACCCGCAAAAAGCGGGTTTTTTTATGACTCTAAAAATCAAAAATTTAGCATTTAGTTCCGCTAAAATCGACACCTAATCCACGCTTGTCATGTGTGTCTTATAAGCTTTACCTCAACACTTAGAAGTTTATGATTTTTTCTTGATGATTAATAGATTCTTGGTGGATTGCTTTGAACATCTTTAAAATGAACTCTTCGCTCAACCCTTTAGATTCTCCTTCTAGGATCATATTTCCTAAGATGGCATTCCATCGATTACTTTGCAATACAGCAACATTCTTTTGTTTCTTCAAGGCTCCAATACTGTCGGAAATCTTCATTCTTTTTCCAAGAATTTCGATTACTTGATTATCAATAACATCTATCTGTGCCCTAAGGTTGTTCAAGTTATTTGTGTAATCCATTTCCAAGTTGGTTTCCTTCCTAATCTTCAGGTCTCTCATTATCTGAACTAATTTGGCTGGAGTAACTTGCTGTGCGGCATCGCTCCAAGCATTGTCCGGATCGTAATGGGTCTCAATCATTAAACCATCAAAATTGAGGTCCAATGCAGTTTGGGAAACATCAAAGATCATATCGCGCTTACCTGTAATATGGGAAGGATCATTGATTATTGGCAGATCTGGAAATTTGGTCTGCAATTCAATAGCCATTTGCCATTCAGGGATATTTCTGTATTTGGACTTTTCATAGGTAGAAAACCCTCTGTGTATTACTCCCAAGTTCTTAATATTAGCCGTGTACAAGCGCTCTACTGCACCTAACCACAAGGCTAAATCTGGATTTACTGGGTTTTTGATCAATACTATTTTATCAGTTCCTTCTAAGGCATCTGCAATTTCTTGAACAATGAATGGACTTACCGTAGAACGGGCTCCGATCCATAGCAAATCTATATCGTGCTCCAAAGCTAATTCTACGTGTGCTCGGTTAGCTACCTCAGTAGCGGTTTTCATTCCGGTTTCCTTTTTCACCTTTTGCAACCACTTTAAACCTAAAGCTCCTACTCCTTCAAACATACCAGGACGCGTTCTTGGTTTCCAAATTCCGGCCCTAAAGTAATTAACATCGGTATCCTTTAATTCGTTGGCAATTCGCATTACCTGCTCTTCCGTCTCCGCACTACAAGGTCCGGCGATTACTAATGGATGGTCCAATTTCATATCGTCCAACCAAGTTCTCATTTGTTTTGAATTTTCCATTTCTATACTTATTGTTTATTAAGTGGTATTCCGTTTAATATTTCCTTTATTCTATTGGTATTGCACATCTCATTATAAATGCCTTCGTAATCATCTTCTTCCAACATTTTTTTAAAGAGTTTTAGGTTCCCTATATACTCTCCTAAGGTTTCAATTACATTTTCCCGGTTCTGCTTAAAAATCGGGGTCCACATGGCTGGCGAACTTTTTGCCAATCGCACAGTGCTTTCAAATCCACTTCCCGCCATGTCAAAAATATCACGTTCATTTCTCTCTTTGTCTATAACCGTCTTTCCTAACATAAAGGAACTGATATGTGATAAATGCGAAACATAGGCAATATGCTTGTCATGCGCTTCGGGATTCATATATCTAATTCTCATTCCCAACTGCTGAAACAGCTCTAACGCCCTTTCCTGCTGTTTGAAAGCCGTTTTCTCTATCTCGCAAATAATATTCGTCTTCCCTTGATACAACCCCTCAATTGCCGCAGAGGGCCCAGAGAATTCTGTTCCTGCAATGGGATGACAGGCCAAATAGTTCCTTCTATTGGGATGGTTCTCCAAGGTTTTGCATATTAACGATTTTGTAGAACCTGCATCCATAACTATGGTGTCCTCATTTATGGCTTCTAAAATAATGGGCAGTTCCCGCACCATAACATCTACAGGAATACTCACAATTACAAAATCCGCCTCGGCTAGTCGACTATAATCCGCTTTTTCATCGATCAAGGAAAGAGACAATGCCTCCTCCAAATGACGCTCATTGGTATCTACCCCAAAAATACGGACGTTAGGTCGCACTCTCTTAATATCCTTAGCGAAAGAGCCTCCAATTAATCCAATTCCTACTACAAATACATTCATACCTATGTTACTTATACCCTCTACAAACAAAACTAGATCAATGTCATCTAACACATCACCAACCCAACTTCATTTATTTTTAAGTTTTAAAATCTATTTATTGCCTCTTTAATTTTATCGGTCGATACACAAAGGGAGAATCTTATATACCCCTCCCCATTACTCCCAAATATAGTCCCTGGAGTAATAAAGATATTTTTCTCGTAAAGCACCTCATCTATAAATTTTTCCGCTGAGGAGATTCCTTCGGGCAATTTTGCCCAAACAAACATTCCAACGGCATTTTTGTCATATACACAGTTCAATTTATCTGCCAACTTAAACATCAGCTCCCTGCGCTCGTTATACACCCTGCTTAATTCCTGAAACCAAGTATCATCACTGTTCAAGGCAGCTATAGCTCCTTTTTGGATACCGTAGAACATCCCCGAATCCATATTGCTCTTCACTTTTAAAATAGCATCGATATGGTTAGCACCTCCCAATACCATCCCTACTCTCCATCCAGCCATATTAAAGGTCTTACTAAGAGAGTTTAGCTCTAGAGCCACCTCTTTAGCTCCCTCAATCCTCAAAATACTGATAGGGTGTTCGTTCAACACAAAGCTATAGGGGTTGTCATTTACCAATAAAATATCATTCCTTTTAGCAAAGGCCACCAATTCCTCCAATTGGGCAACAGTAGCCGTAGCCCCAGTGGGCATATGCGGGTAACTGGTCCACATTATGGTTACTTTGGAAAGGTCCTGGGCTTCCAAGGCTACTAAATCTGGGAACCATCCATTATCCTCCACTAGATCATAGTAACGAGGTACAGCCTCTACAAGGTTGGTAACTGAGGTATAGGTGGGATATCCAGGATTGGGGATCAACGCTTCATCTCCCTTATTTAAAAAGGCCATACTGATGTGCATAATTCCCTCTTTGGAGCCCATTAATGGCAATACCTCAGTTTGGGGGTCTATAGTCACATTAAACTTATTACGATAAAACCCAGCAAACGATTCCCTAAGTTCGGGCAATCCTTGATAACTCTGATATTGGTGTGCCCCTTCATGGACAATTGCCTCCGTAACTGCATCTAAAACAGCTTGGGAAGGCGCCATATCAGGACTCCCTATTCCCATATTTATCACTGGCCTACCCTCTGCCATTAATCCCCTAACTTCTCTTAATTTTTTAGAAAAGTAGTATTCCTCGATCGAATTTAACCTATCTGCGATTTTCATAACCCTCTAGCATTTTTATATTCCCCCAATACTTTAAATTCATCTGCCATAATTTCTAGTAAGGTTTTTGCTTTTTCAAAGTTTTTAAATTTTTCAAAGGTCACATCCACGAAAAAGGAATATTTCCACGGCATCTCAATAACTGGCAAGGACTGGATTTTGGTGAGGTTGAGATTACAATCGCTCATCACATTTAAAATCGTTGCCAAACTTCCTCTTTTATGATCCGTTAAAAAACGTATAGAGGCTTTATTTATCTCCTCTTCTGGCCAAACCTTGTTCTGTGTTTTAACAATTATAAACCGTGTAGAATTCTCTTTAATGGTCTGTATATCACTCTGAATAACCTCTAGATCGTAGAGATCTGCAGCCACTTTTGGCGCAATGGCAGCAATTCCCGTTAACTGGTTCTCTCGGATTCTTTTAGCAGTCTCGGCAGTATCTACATCCTCTACCAACTTTATATGCCTATAATCCCTAAAAAACTCCTTACATTGCAATAAGGCCATTGGATGCGAATGCACTTCTTTGATATCCTCCAAAGTCTGACCTTTTAAGGCCATTAAATGGTGATGAATCTTTAAATAGCGCTCCCCTATTATATGCAAATTTTTACTGAATACCAGTGCATAATTAGGAATAATGGATCCCGCTATAGAATTCTCTATAGCCATTACGCCACTATCTGCAGTTTTCAACAATAAATGATCTACTAAATCATCAAAGGAAGAACATTCCACAAAGTCTACGTTATCCCCAAAATAGTCCTTGGCCACTTGGTGGTGATTAGAACCCTTTATACCCTGTATTGCAATTTTTAATGCCATTTATATTTATTTCCAAGAAAAATTTACTCTAGTTAATTCCAAAAAAAAAGTCCCGGTTTTCACGGGACTTCTATCTATATATACATTTAAAATACGCTAGAACAGTCCCATGCCTCTTTGAAAAAAGAAGTAAAAATAAAAACCATTCCAGAAATATTGCTTTGTCATTTTCTCGTAAAACTTGGGCTAAAGTAGTAATTAATTCTAAAACTCCGCGTCAAAAATATTCTTTTTTTACATTTATAAGTTTTAGGGATGCAAATTTAGGGAATCAGCCCCTATTTCCCACCTAAATTACGAATCCCACACCTACACTATTTCATAATAGTCTTATTTCCAATATTTACCATCCCCTTCCCAAACAAAAAACTTCTTAAAACAGACAAACGTCAGAGCAAAATCAATGGGAATTTATTGATAAACTTAACGGATCAATTCACCTAAACAACAGGGATTGGCGAATTTGCCTTATTTTTGATAAAAAGCAACTTTATGTCTATTGTAACAAAAAACATTTTTAAATCCTTTGGCGATCAATTAGCATTAAACGATATTTCGTTTACCATTAACAAGGGAGAAATTGTTGGCTTTTTGGGCCCAAACGGGGCAGGTAAATCTACGATGATGAAGATCTTGACCACCTATTACAGCCCGGACCAAGGCAGCGCGGAAGTGAATTCCCATAACGTGACAACAGAGGCCAAAAACGTTCGAAAAAGTATTGGGTACCTTCCAGAACACAATCCGCTTTATCTAGATATGTACGTAAAGGAATACCTCGGTTTTAATGCCGATGTATACAAAGTGGACAAGGAAAGAATCCAAATAGTATTGGAACAGACCGGATTAATGCCCGAAGCACATAAAAAAATAGGGCAACTTTCCAAAGGATACCGACAAAGAGTTGGCTTGGCTGCTGCACTATTGCACGACCCCGAGGTATTGATACTGGACGAACCTACTACCGGACTGGATCCTAACCAACTGCTGGAAATTAGAAATCTGATTAGAGAAATAGGAAAGGACAAAACCATTTTTTTATCCACACACGTCATGAAAGAAGTGGAAGCGGTATGTGATCGGGTAATCATTATTAGCAAGGGAAAAATAGTGGCCGACAAAACCCTATCGGACCTTAGAGAGGAGGAAGAACAAGTCTTGGTGGTGGAGTTCGACTTTAGGGTTGAAGAGGCTTTCTTGAAAAACTTGGAACAGGCGGTAAAAGTCAAGAATATAGGAGGTTTTGTTTATGAAATCACCTTTGACACCCAAAAAGATATGCGGCCAGCGGTATTCGACTTTGCCCATGACAACCAACTTAAAACCTTACAGCTAATCAGAAAAAACAAAAACTTGGAAAGCCTCTTTAGCGAATTGACACAATAGGTTCCGTACTGCCCATAGAAAACGATAATTTTCATAAGAGTATCACCAACTGACGCAGTTGTATTCCTCCCCTATCCCCTGAGACTAGATGTACTTCAGTTCTTGCCTATATCCGTTCTATAAGTGGATTAAAAGCTTTGGACGCTACAAATACTTGGTCCCCCAATTTTAATTTTAGGGCTTCCTCCCTATCGGATACTACTTTCACCACCGAATTGCCCACCAAAACGGAAACTACATAGATCACCTCCTCCTCTTCTATTTGTATTACTTCCCCTGTAAACCGAAATTTAGCACTGCTCCTTTCCGAACTAAAAAACTCCAGGGCCTTTCCTTCACGAATAACCCTGCCGTTGTGCAGCTCGTAAACAAAATCGGAGAGCTTTACAATTTCCCCAATATTATGACTAACCAAAATTGTAGTCAGGTTATATGCACTATGTACTTTTAATAAATATTCTTGAAGCTTAAATCTCATTTTATGGTCCAAAGCGGATAGAGGTTCGTCCAGAATCAAAATTTCCGGACGCTGCACCAAGGCTCTGGCCAGTGCTACTCGTTGTTGTTGCCCTCCAGATAAGTTACTGGGGTTTCGATCTAAAAATTCACCTAATTCCACAATGTCTACCAATTCCCGTACTATGGATTTAGGTTGCCCTTTTTGAAGGGCGAACTCCAAATTTTCTCGGACCGTCATATTGGGGAAAAGGGCGTAATCTTGAAATACATACCCTAGTTTTCGTTGCTGGGGCGGCAGATTTATTTTCTTTTCCCCATCAAACCAAGGGGTTCCATGAACTACGATACGACCTTTATCTGGAGTCAGCAGGCCGCTCAGCAATCGTAAGGTACAGGTTTTTCCAGCTCCTGAAACTCCGTACAACGTAACAAACTGCCCCTTTTCAATTTTCAATTCCAAATCCAAGAGCATACTCCCTCCCGAGGATTGTAATTTTTTGGACAGACTAATTTCAATCATCGGGCAAAGCGTTTTAGATAGCCCCCATTAGTAAGGTATACCAGGAGCAGAATAATAAAGGTAATCGCAAAGAGAATCATAGAATAATTATTGGCGGCGGTGTAATTAAGGGCTTCTACCTCATCATATATGGCAATGGATGCCACTTTGGTCTTCCCGGGCATATTGCCCCCGATCATCAGGACCACTCCAAATTCGCCCACCGTATGGGCAAAAGTCAACACAATCCCAGTTAATAGTGAGGATTTAATATTGGGCAATAATATTTTAAACAAGGTAGTACGTTTGGATTTCCCCATAGTATAGGCTGCCTCTTTTAAAGTAACTGGAAGCGAAGACAACCCAGCTTGAATAGGTTGTACCATAAAGGGCAAACTATAAATTATAGAAGCCACTACAAGCCCCCCAAAAGAAAAAATAAGTCTTATCCCCAGCCATTCATTTAACCAGTTCCCAAAAAAATTAGAGGGACTGAAAGCTACCAGCATATAAAAACCTAAGACCGTAGGCGGTAACACCAATGGCATACTCACCAAGGTTTCTACAATTGGTTTGATCTTGGATTTGGTAGTGGACAACCAACTGGCGATGGGAATAGAAAGCACCAAGAGAATAATGGTCGTAACAACGGCCAATTTAAATGTTAGTATTAGAGGTTGCCAATCCATTATGGTGCTAGTATAATCTCATTCATCTTTACCAATGCTGTTACATCCTGGTTAGCCACTAACTCTAATCTTTCTACACTATTGGAACCCACTACCGCAACCAGCTCGCCAATAGCTGTAGTCACTACCAATCTACTTAAAATTTCCCCTCTTTCTATACTCTTAAGGATCCCCTCTATACAATTCTCTACACTGATTTGGTTCCTTTGCTGAATACCAAGGATTACTTCAGTTTCCTTAAACAACACTTTCACCTCATTTCCAAGAATCATATACGGCGCAGTGCTAGGCGTATCCAAAACTACAGATACCCAGTCTACCTGATTACCAAGAGTAATCGT
Encoded here:
- the modB gene encoding molybdate ABC transporter permease subunit, with amino-acid sequence MDWQPLILTFKLAVVTTIILLVLSIPIASWLSTTKSKIKPIVETLVSMPLVLPPTVLGFYMLVAFSPSNFFGNWLNEWLGIRLIFSFGGLVVASIIYSLPFMVQPIQAGLSSLPVTLKEAAYTMGKSKRTTLFKILLPNIKSSLLTGIVLTFAHTVGEFGVVLMIGGNMPGKTKVASIAIYDEVEALNYTAANNYSMILFAITFIILLLVYLTNGGYLKRFAR
- a CDS encoding molybdopterin-binding protein, giving the protein MNSFQGNISKIKTKGNLSLVTITLGNQVDWVSVVLDTPSTAPYMILGNEVKVLFKETEVILGIQQRNQISVENCIEGILKSIERGEILSRLVVTTAIGELVAVVGSNSVERLELVANQDVTALVKMNEIILAP